GGCAGGTACTGTATCGATGATTCCTGGAACCTGCATGCCCACCAAAGAACGGTTGAGTGCAAGTACTGCATCCAAAACGCTACCGCCAACAGCCGCACCGTCTTCTTCCAACAGATCAATAATGACTGCCCTGTCACCACATGGCTTAACGAGCATGGGACACCTGCACCTTATGTGCTGCAAGAGTAGTCACGATCTTTTCTACCAACACTAGAGCCTGCGGGTTGTCGCCATGCACACAGATGGAGTTGGCGTCGACAAGCACGCTTTCCCCGGTGATCGCGGTGATGGGGGCGCCTGTTGCAAACGCCAATGCCTGCTTGGCGGCGATTTCGGGGTCGTGGTGCACCGCGCCGGGAAGCTTGCGGGAAACCAGTTGGCCGTCGGCGGTATAAGCGCGGTCGGCGAATGTTTCTTGCTCAACAACTAGCCCGGCAGCGCGCGCCTGATCGACGATCTGTGAACCAGCAAGCGCCATGAGCGTTAGGGTTGGGTCAACAAGCTTGATGCCCTCAATGACCGCAGCTGCCTGGGCCTCATTAACGGCAATGGTGTTGTAGAGCGCGCCGTGGGGTTTAACGTATTCCACCGTTGCACCACTGGCGGTTGCTGCCGCCTTGATTGCCCCAATTTGGTAAATGGTTTCCGCAACGAGGTCGTCGTGGGCGTAATCAATATTGCGACGACCGAAACTAGCGATGTCGTTGTAGCCGATGTGTGCGCCGATGCGTACATTTCGTGCATGTGCGGCCCGGACGGTTTTTAGCAGCACTGATGCATCACCGGCATGGAAGCCACAGGCAATATTTGCGCTGGACACCAAATCGAGCACGGCTTCATCGTTGCCCATGGTCCAGTTGCCGTAGCTTTCGCCGAGGTCGCTGTTGAGATCAATGGTGATCATAGAAACTTCACCTTTCAGATACGTTTTAGGGTTAGCTGCTGAGGAGATCGAATACTCCACCGAAGGATATATAGGCCAAGAACCATGCGATGATCAGGCCGATGACGCCAACTACAATGAGCCAAACAGGGTATTTGTAGCCTTTGAGCAGATCTTTTTGGCGGAAAACTGCCACGTAGATCATCAGCGTGAATCCGACTGGGAGAACAAGTCCATTGAATGCGCCTGCGAAGACCAACAGAATTGCTGGGGCAGTACCCAAGACGATGAATACTGAGCAGGAAATCAGGATGAAGATGATGGTGACCCAGTTTTGTAGACGACGCTTTTCTGGTTTGTTTTCTACCAGGAAGGTGGCCGAGGTGTAGCTGGCACCAATGACAGAAGAAATGGATGCTGCCCATAATACGGCTCCGAAGATGCGTAGTCCCACATCTCCTGCTGCATGCTGGAAGGCTTCAGCGGCGGGGTTGCCGTCTGTAGACAAGGTAACGCCTCCTGCGACAACACCTAAGACCGCGAGGAAGAGTACGACGCGCATCAATCCGGTGATAAGAATACCGGTGATGGAAGAGTTGGACACTGCCTTTACGTTTTCAGGTCCGGTTTGGCCAGAATCCAGCATGCGGTGTGCACCGGCGTAGGTGATGTAGCCGCCGACTGTGCCACCAACAAGGGTGGTGATGACAAGCCAGTTGATGGTGTCAGGCAGGACGGCGTTTTTCAATGCGGAGCCAACCGGAGGCTGGGAGACAAAAGCCACGTAGACAGTCAGGGCGATCATTACGACGCCTAGAACTACTAGGAATTTATCTAGGGCAGCGCCAAGGCGTTTGAACAAGAAGATCGCAATGGCGATTGCTGCGGTGATAACACCACCAACCTTCACGTCCCATCCCAGTAGTGCATTGAGACCAAGACCGCCACCGGCGATATTGCCGATGTTGAAGACTGCGCCACCGATGCAGACCAGTACTGCTAGAACCCATCCAAGTCCTGGAATGACGGTGTTGCCCAATTCCTGAGCACGCAAGCCAGAAATGCCGATGACGCGCCACACGTTGAGCTGGACGGCGATGTCAATGAGGATCGACACCAAAATTGCGAAGGCAAAAGCTGCACCTAGTTGGTTGGTAAAGACCGCGGTTTGGGTCAAAAAGCCAGGGCCGATGGCAGAGGTTGCCATGAGGAAGATGGCGCCCATGAGAGCGCTTCGACCAGAGGCGACGACGGCTGCTTGTTTGAGGGATGGTGCATTGGCTTTGGCAATGTCACGTGCATCAGGTGTTCTTGAGGTCAGCTGACCATCTTGTGTGCTGTTTTGTTCGGTCACTGTCGCACTCCTTTCATGAGGGTCTCGCAATGTGGGGCGTCTGATAGAAATCTCACAGAATGGGATTGTTGAACAATCTTGGTGAGCTGAGAGTGAGTTTAGACCTAATGTGTCGCGTAACACAATCCCTGGTGGAAAATTGCTCATCTGGCAGAAAATGAATTACCCCCGCCGATGTCACGTAGGAGTTGCGTTGCTTATAGGATCAACGGGTATGACGCAGGCAATAGCAGCATCCCTGGATTTAGCTGCCCGGATCACTGCAAAAATTGATCAGGGAGAGTTCACCCCAGGTACCCGACTTTCAGAAGTTGCGTTGGCGGAAGAACTCGGTGTTTCTAGAAACACCTTGCGAGAAGCCTTTCGGGTATTGATGCGTGATGGATTGGTAGATCACATCCCCAATCGTGGTGTTTTTGTACACACGTTCACCAGGGCAGATGTGGAAGATCTATATGCCTACCGCATGTTTGTTGAGCTGTCGGCAATCCGTGCAGCACGCACAAATCCTGACAATCTAAAGAAGTCTTTGGAAGCCATGCGCGCGGCCTATCAGCGTGGTGCTGCCGCTAATGAAGTTGGTGATTGGCAGGCGGTGGGATCGGCGAACAGTGCATTTCACCTGGCCATTGTGGATTTGGCGGGCGTGAAACGATTGACGGAAGACGCTCGTAAAGTGTTGGCTTTAGCTCGCATTGGCTTCATGGCTACCTATAATGTGGAAACCTTCCATAGTATCTATGTGGAAATGAACCATCAGATTTTGCAGTTTTTGGATGCTGGGGAATTCGAGGCGGCAGAAAAGTACCTTGAGCAGTACTTTGAGCATTCACGTGAGGATCTGTCAGCTCATCTACCTGAAAATTAAAAATGCGCTAGGATAGGTGCCTTGACAGTGTTGCAACCAGCGGTTATCACCTGGCCCTTTAGAATTTGGTCAAATGGTTGCAGCGACGCCAGGGAAGGAGGCGCACCCCATGGCATTTGGATTTTTTGGTCGAAGGAAAAAGAAGAACCAAGAAGAAAACCCTAACGGCAACTCAGCAGTGCCCGCACATCCTGAAAATTCCTCTGAAGAGGCATTTGAAGGAAATGGTCGTCAGACAGGCGATCCAATTGAACAGCGGGTGGAACGGGACGCCAAAGGGCGACTGACTGCTGCAGATTTTTTGCCGGATGCGGATCTGCCACAACTTAATCGTTCGCGTGCAAATATGCTGCGCCGTGAGCTGGAGTATCGTTTTTCGCTACAAAATGCCCATATCAATATCGACGGCACCACGGCTGTCATCCAACGCGCTGATGGCGGGGCAGCCCATGTGTCGTTGAGTACTTTGGCCATGAATGCAGCTGGTTTGGATGATTTTGATCAGCTTCCTGATCTGGTGGAAAGCTTCGTGCACGGAACTCTTGCTGATGCCACATTGAATGATTTTTCCACCGCAGATTTGTATAAGTCTCTGCGGCTTCGTCTGCTGCCCACTCCCAGTGAAGGCGACGATCTGGTTGAGCACGGATTGGGCAAGGAAAGCCAGATCCGCGATGAATCCGTGCTGCGAACCTTCACCTCAGATATGTCGATCGCGCTGGTGCTCGATACCGAGCATGCCATTCGCATCCAGCCACTCAAAGAGCTCGAGGAGTTCGATGAGCTCAGCGCCCTAGAGCGGGCTGCGGACCGCAATACTTGGCAAGAGCTTATCGACGCCACCGTCGACGCTTCCTTCGTTGACGCCGAATCAGACAATGAAGGGTCATCATTTTGGGCGTTTGAATCAAACTCCTACTATCTAGGCAGCGCACCACTTTTCTTAGGCGATCTGCTTGCTAAGTGGGCTCCAGAATTAGATCAAAGTGATGGTGTCATCTTCGCAGTTCCAGACCGTGACCTACTGATCGCTCGTCCTGTGACCACCGGTGAAGACTTGATGAACGGTATTACGGCGATGGTGAGGATCGCGATGCGCTTTGGCCTCGGGAACCCGACGTCGATAAGCCCGCGCCTGCACCTGTTACGCGAAAACCAGGTGACTACGTTTACCGACTACCGCGTTATCTCTCCTGAAATGGAAGCCGAGTGGGAGGAGAGTGCTTTTGAAGCGCCCCCTGCCGGTGCCATCGGGATTGAGGTCCGTCCCGATCCGTATTTGATGGAACGGCTGCAGCAAGGCGGCTTTGGAGATTTCGGAGATTTCGGCAAACCCCGCGATCTAGATATGTAGCACAACAAATAAGGACCTTCACGTGAACGTGAAGGTCCTTTTAGGTTCTAGAATTTAGAACTTGTTCTCGCGCTCGGTGTGAGCCATAGCAAGAACGTCGAGGCGCTTATCCAGCTCTTCCTCGGTGAGCTTCTCGCCATCAACAAAGCCCAAATCGATGACAGTCTGGCGGATGGTCTTGCCCTCAGCCAAAGCAGTCTTAGCCACCTTTGCCGCAGCCTCGTAGCCGATTGCGGAGTTCAGTGGGGTAACGATGGAAGGTGAAGACTCAGCAAGCTGCTTCATGTGCTCCTCGTTTGGCTCGATGCCATCAACAAGGCGGGTAGCAAACACGCGGGAGGTGTTAGCCAGCAGGCGAGCGGACTCAAGCACGTTACGAGCCATCACTGGGATGAACACGTTGAGCTCGAACTGACCCTGAGTGCCAGAGAACGCAACAGCAGCGTCATTGCCGATAACCTGAGCGGATACCTGGGTTGCGGTCTCACACAGAACTGGGTTGACCTTACCTGGCATGATAGAAGAACCTGGCTGCAGGTCAGGCAGGCGGATCTCGCCAAGACCGGTCAGTGGGCCGGAGCCCATCAGGCGGATATCGTTAGCGATCTTGTACAAGGAGACAGCGATAACGCGCATTGCGCCGGAGAACTCGACAAGAGCGTCACGCGCAGCCTGAGCCTCGAAGTGGTTCTCAGCTTCCTTGAGTTCCTTGACGTCGGTCAGGTTGATCAGCTCAGCGACAACCTTGCCGCCGAAATCAGCGGAGGTGTTGATGCCGGTACCAGCAGCGGTGCCACCAATAGCCAGCTCACCAAGGCGAGGAAGAGTTGCCTCAACGCGCTCGATACCCAGCTGGATCTGGCGAGCGTAGCCACCAAACTCCTGTCCCAGGGTTACTGGAACAGCATCCATCAGGTGGGTGCGGCCGGACTTAACAACCTCAGCCCACTCGTTAGCCTTCTTAGCCAAAGACTCGTGCAGAACCTTCAGGCCTGGGATGAGGTCATTGACAGCAGCTTCGGTTGCAGCAACGTGGGTTGCGGTAGGGAAGGTGTCATTGGAGGACTGACCCATGTTGACGTGGTCATTAGGGTGAACCTCAACGCCGTTAGCCTTCGCGATGGAAGCAATAACCTCATTGGTGTTCATGTTGGAGGAAGTACCGGAACCGGTCTGGAACACATCGATGGGGAACTCGGCGTCATGCTTACCAGACGCAATCTCCTTACCAGCTGCAATGATGGCATCTGCCTTCTCTGCATCCAGCGCACCGGAGTCCTTATTTACCTGCGCACAAGCTGCCTTCAGCAGACCCATTGCGCGGATCTGTGCGGATTCCAGACCACGACCTGAAATAGGGAAGTTCTCAACGGCGCGTTGGGTCTGTGCCTGCCACAGAGCCTTTGCTGGAACCTTCACTTCACCCATGGTGTCGTGCTCAATACGGAATTCCTGCTCGGTCATGAAATCACTCATTTCTTACTGAGAATTAAATACGGCTGTCACAAGCTTACTCATTGTGTTGTTGTGAAACACCGGTGTCCACCCCTAAGTGAGGTGGGTAATAGAAAGTGTGAGAAATCAGGCACAAACTACGCCTAAAGGTGGGGGGTGTAGGCTGCCTGAAACTAAATGTCTGGGTAGCAGTCGTACCTAAAAACAGGGGTAGGAAATACTTAGGAAAGTGAGGGAGTCGATTAGATATAGACCGAATTGTCTAGATAAATATCCAAAATGGAAGAAAAGGTAGACAGGTAAATAGACTAAATGGTCTACTAGGTGGCATGACTTCAGCAATCACGACCGCAACTGACCTTCGCTCCGTACTGCGAAACGTCCCGACCCCAATAAGCTTCATTGCAACCCACACTGATCAGCCTCTGGGCATGATCGTTGGTTCATTCGTCAGCATTAGCGCCGAACCGCCATTGGTGGGCATCTTTTTACAGAAGAGTTCTTCTTCATGGCCAGCTATTGAGCAGGCTTTAATTACTGGCCAAGAGCTAGGTATTTCCATCCTCGGCGGAGCACACGCCGACCACGTTCGTAAGTTATCTGGCCCATCCGACCAGCGCTTTGAAAACCTTGAGTGGGCATCCACTGAAAACGGTGCCATCCACCTTGAAGGTGCTGACGCACGGCTCACCACGAAGCTTTATGATCTCCAAGGAATTGGCGATCACTTCTTTGCCGTTCTAGAAGTTATTGATGCGTCTGCCGACCAGGACTTCAGTTCAGCACTGGTGTATCACCGCTCACAGGTGTCATCGCTGTAGGGCACTAAATTCCAAGAGGGTGCGTCGAATCTTCGACGTACCCTCTTTAGAATTCATGGAACGCTTTGTGGTGGGTGAGCAGGCTTTCTTCTTCCTTAGTGCCAAATGGTTCGCGTCCTTCTTTATCGCGCATGATTCTCACGTAATTGATAAAGGCATCTGAGTCAGGGTTTTCGATTGTGAGCTTTAAAGCCAATCCGTGTGGCTTCAGCTCTCCTTCTGTGGAGTTATCACCACTTCCTAGGCTGAAGCGCATTCCCATGAGTTCCAGTAGTGCATCGTCGGATAAGAAGCTATTAA
Above is a genomic segment from Corynebacterium suranareeae containing:
- a CDS encoding 5-oxoprolinase subunit PxpA, with protein sequence MITIDLNSDLGESYGNWTMGNDEAVLDLVSSANIACGFHAGDASVLLKTVRAAHARNVRIGAHIGYNDIASFGRRNIDYAHDDLVAETIYQIGAIKAAATASGATVEYVKPHGALYNTIAVNEAQAAAVIEGIKLVDPTLTLMALAGSQIVDQARAAGLVVEQETFADRAYTADGQLVSRKLPGAVHHDPEIAAKQALAFATGAPITAITGESVLVDANSICVHGDNPQALVLVEKIVTTLAAHKVQVSHAR
- a CDS encoding NRAMP family divalent metal transporter, encoding MGAIFLMATSAIGPGFLTQTAVFTNQLGAAFAFAILVSILIDIAVQLNVWRVIGISGLRAQELGNTVIPGLGWVLAVLVCIGGAVFNIGNIAGGGLGLNALLGWDVKVGGVITAAIAIAIFLFKRLGAALDKFLVVLGVVMIALTVYVAFVSQPPVGSALKNAVLPDTINWLVITTLVGGTVGGYITYAGAHRMLDSGQTGPENVKAVSNSSITGILITGLMRVVLFLAVLGVVAGGVTLSTDGNPAAEAFQHAAGDVGLRIFGAVLWAASISSVIGASYTSATFLVENKPEKRRLQNWVTIIFILISCSVFIVLGTAPAILLVFAGAFNGLVLPVGFTLMIYVAVFRQKDLLKGYKYPVWLIVVGVIGLIIAWFLAYISFGGVFDLLSS
- a CDS encoding GntR family transcriptional regulator; translation: MTQAIAASLDLAARITAKIDQGEFTPGTRLSEVALAEELGVSRNTLREAFRVLMRDGLVDHIPNRGVFVHTFTRADVEDLYAYRMFVELSAIRAARTNPDNLKKSLEAMRAAYQRGAAANEVGDWQAVGSANSAFHLAIVDLAGVKRLTEDARKVLALARIGFMATYNVETFHSIYVEMNHQILQFLDAGEFEAAEKYLEQYFEHSREDLSAHLPEN
- a CDS encoding class II fumarate hydratase, whose product is MTEQEFRIEHDTMGEVKVPAKALWQAQTQRAVENFPISGRGLESAQIRAMGLLKAACAQVNKDSGALDAEKADAIIAAGKEIASGKHDAEFPIDVFQTGSGTSSNMNTNEVIASIAKANGVEVHPNDHVNMGQSSNDTFPTATHVAATEAAVNDLIPGLKVLHESLAKKANEWAEVVKSGRTHLMDAVPVTLGQEFGGYARQIQLGIERVEATLPRLGELAIGGTAAGTGINTSADFGGKVVAELINLTDVKELKEAENHFEAQAARDALVEFSGAMRVIAVSLYKIANDIRLMGSGPLTGLGEIRLPDLQPGSSIMPGKVNPVLCETATQVSAQVIGNDAAVAFSGTQGQFELNVFIPVMARNVLESARLLANTSRVFATRLVDGIEPNEEHMKQLAESSPSIVTPLNSAIGYEAAAKVAKTALAEGKTIRQTVIDLGFVDGEKLTEEELDKRLDVLAMAHTERENKF
- a CDS encoding flavin reductase family protein, with the translated sequence MTSAITTATDLRSVLRNVPTPISFIATHTDQPLGMIVGSFVSISAEPPLVGIFLQKSSSSWPAIEQALITGQELGISILGGAHADHVRKLSGPSDQRFENLEWASTENGAIHLEGADARLTTKLYDLQGIGDHFFAVLEVIDASADQDFSSALVYHRSQVSSL